The Salvia miltiorrhiza cultivar Shanhuang (shh) chromosome 2, IMPLAD_Smil_shh, whole genome shotgun sequence DNA window CCAtctcccactctctctctctcctatatatacatatacaccACCCATAATCAATTCATTTTCTGCAATACCAGCATTTCTTTCCCATCTCAATTCGCGATCCGTGTCTCCGAGCATAATCGATTCAATGGCTTCCACAGTCCAAAAAGTGCTCCTCGCCGCCGTCCTCGCCGCTTCCGTGGTGGCCTCAGCAGGCCTCCAGTTCGAGGTGGGAGACGAAATGGGATGGGCAAAACCCACCGGAAAAGAGCGCGAGACCTACAACGAATGGGCCACACAGAACAGGTTCCACATTCGAGATACGCTTCGTAAGTTCAATTCAACCACAAACATCATTCATAAACTCCTTCATTTCGCATATCTCATTTGCTTTCATTTCTCCACCAGATTTCAAGTATGCCAAAGActcggtggtggtggtgagcTCCGCCGATTACCTAACATGCAACGCGTCGAATCCCATCGCCAAATTCGAAGACGGCAGCACCGTTTACGAGTTAAACAGGCCGGGCTTTTTCTACTTCATCAGCGACCAGCCCGCCCACTGCAAGTCCGGCCAGAGGCTCATCGTTCGCGTCATGCATCCTTTGCAACCTGCAGCTGCGCCGGAGCTTGCGCCGGAACTTCCGCCGTCCTCCGCCCCGACCGATGAGAGCGGTGGGGATTCGGGGTGGCCGGAATTTAGTTCCACTGCGAAACTGTGTGTTGCTTCCTACTTCGTTGCTGCTTTTGTAGCCCTTGTTGCCACCTTCTACATGTTCGTGTAGGACTTATTTTGTTTAGGTTTTTTTCGTAAACTAATTCTTGATTTTGTTTAGGTTAGTGGTATATGATGGTAGGAAACTAGGAATTATCTTATTTGGTATTGTTAACATTGCTCTTTAATGATTTTAATTGTCTTGGAATTTTGTTGATTTTGTTTGCTCAATGTTAGCACATCATTTTGTTTTTACTTATTGCATATTTAAGAAATGGCGCATGTTTAATTAGTTTGGAGTTTTTATTATAGTTTGGTTCAACTGAGTTATATTTGTACAGTTATTAAAGTTTAAGCTCTATACTACATATTTAGAAAatcaaattaagtatataaaaaaaaaccaaaatcccAAATGAGAAAGGAAGCTCGAATAAGATTACACACGTGAAGCACTTCACTTGAAAGAATAATTGCATGTTTGTATATATACTAGTACACACCCATTCGTGCGAGACACGACGGATATCGAAATCAAAAGatacatttaaataaataaatataaataataaaaaaataaaatataaaaaaatacaacatatgttttaaaaatataatataatagttCAGATCAGTTACAcaataaaattctgaatttaaaaatataaattttcaatctATACAAAgagtaatgataattataattattaaataaatttaaaaattattcgataGTGAAAATTTGCATTgtgcatattattatatagtattattcatcataataaatattttcattcacaaacataaataaaaagctGTAATTTTTCAATGGAGagacagaaaataaaatattttatacttttcataatttattcattttaaatttattttttatgatttttatactatattaaatttaagatacatatgattattttttcatgaatcaaatttgatgacgtttagaaaaaaataaaatagaataacataaaaaaaaagtgaaaaatttggtggaagaagagagaaaaaaaagaaagggaaaacatagagggaaaaaactcatattttatataatatagattgTCAATTCTcaatctaatactccctccgtcccatgaagcgtgactcatttcttttcagcacgggagttaagaaattggtattttgtgtgttaagtgtggtaggtgaaaaagtgaaaatgtgaataaatggtaaattttttgctatttttagaaacaggtcaagtttcgtgggacaacccaaaaaggaaagtgggtcacgcttcgctggacggagggagtattaaatttaattaagacataataataacaaatgtgttaatataaagaaatataaaaattcatacaaaaatttaataaatctaaatcatatttgaaattctttttttaagatttaattaattaattaattaactatcaataaatttatattaatataaatttcaatttttaatttttatttttaagcttttttttatagtatttttatttttaagctaaagagttctaaaatgaatattaaaattttataacaaaaaaatagaaatagaaaatataaaaatgatgtctaacaaaaatataataaataaaataaaataaatattaaaaatggaatagaataaaaaaaaaaccaaataaAAAAGAACGTGACATTCAAAGAAAGTagggaggagagaggagagaggagagaggagagataagagagaaaaataataattttgtgactttaaatgttaataacttatttattttaaatttattttttttataattttacatcaaattaaagatcttatcatcatctttaatttaacatccatatcgaatgtttttttataaataaaagttgATGATTCTTAAAAatgaatcaaaacaaaaaatgaaaagtagaAAAAAGTTTACGGATAAATTTAtgggagagagaatataattttttttatgagagagaaaatttggctATAGAATTTTATCGTTAAACtgatcttttatattatatatagatatatcatTTATGTTTTTTTCTAATACAAGTTGTTCATAATCAACAAAAACTCCAAGAGAACCTTATTTGGTTGATTCATTCTTTCGTGCAAGTAGAAACAGATCATAAAACTAAACCTTCTAATATTATTCCACAAAGGTATTAATTAATTGACAAAGGTCACAAAGCATATAGACTGATGTCTGAGTGTCATTGTAGTGCATATTGATACTAGAGTACTTACAAATTGACAGGTTGTAATCTTCAGTTAGACACGAACATTTCTAAATGTGAAATGAAAATCTATTGATTCTTAAGATTTCTAACAATAAGTATATTTTTACATCCACCCGCGCGATGCGCGACCAACATTACTCATGCATTGCACAATGAGCGCTATTTTTTAAGGAGTAATAGCTaaaaaaatatacgaactttaaaaaagttataattttcacatgaactttcaattaagtcaaaaaatacataaatttatatttttgttacaattttcacctaagtttgactttcaatgaaattagagcttaattgacagtcgaaaGTTCGTctgatgttggtctaacttctGATAATGATAAGTATTTAGAAACTCGGAGGCctaaaaaagtaaaatttaatatatttaaatatgttTAATAGTGGATATacgtacatatatataaatataaataaatatatattttttgacacacgtatagataaaaaaattaaataaataattttagaaGTTATTATATTACTATAACCATTACGTTTTAAATGTATATACATCGTCTTATTATTTAGTATAACTAATATTTTTAAAGATAATTATTagtaacaataataattaataattaataattattaacaataaaatattgAGAAATGTAATTGTTGACATATGCATGAAAAGTGGACTACAACTACTACCCATCTCTCTTTCCCAATTTGGATACCAATTTAGTCAGCGACCTTGAGCTTTATTAAAAATTTGCATAGTTATACAGCCACGACCCATTAATGTTTTCGAAAATCCTCAAGCCCATTCGTTTATTCTTAAGCCCATTCGTATATGAAATAACCCTAAGATATATATCCTTCTGCAGTTATTTTTGTCTTGAAACACTATCACCTATATTTTCACTCTAGTTTTCTCTCTTTTGCTCACCGATGAAATTCTCTCTTCattctgtttcttttttttttttttctgcaaaAGCTCGACAAAGAGCTTGTTTCTTATAATTCTATGAGCTTTTTGTAATTTTCTCCTATGTTTTGCTTTAACTTTAGTTAGAGTTTgtaagttatttttttattacttgTTTAAAGCTAGATTTTGGTAAATCTATTAATATCTACCTATAATCTTGTTTTAAacgaaatatattttaatttttatttattttatttgtattttgttttaaatctattttatttgtttgtaaAGCTAGATTAGTGTATATTGAAATCTTTCGAGAAGACTTTAGAACATAAAGAGAGTTGTTTTACTACTCAATTGTAAAAACCATATAAATAACAAATATTGTGTTCGATCATAAAACTAAAGCTATTTTAAATTCTATCTGCTCAACTGAGCTGCAGAGCGACACAAAGAATCCATAATTTGATCAGTTTGTAAATTCATGCTTGACCGTGTGCCAGCCGCACTGGTTCTAACACTAGCACTACTCTGCTTCGGAAAGGCAGGCGAAGTTGTTTCGCCTTCTCTCTCACAGTCGTCTTCCCCATTGACATCAACAGATGCCCCCTTCCACCCAATTCTTTCAGCCTGATCTGCAAACAGCACTTCCGACAGAGGCGAACAACAAACCTCTTTGTACATCTCATAAGTGGCAGCGCGGACGCATCCCGTCTCAAGAATTCTTGACAAAGGATGCAAAACAGATATTGGGTTTTTATTACCTCTTTCTAAACTATCCTTCAGTTCAAGGAAGTCCGAAACCAGTTCTGCACGGCTGAACTGAACGAAGGCTGCAGTTTCATCCAAATGGTGGACTGAGGTGATTGAGCCACTCCCAAAAGCTTTGTAGAAACACTCTCTAATATCTTTTGCTTTCAGCTTCGTGGGTAATCCCCACAACAGTATCATGTTTGAGAACGTAAACTTTGTATGCCACCGTTGCCTGCCCGTAGCAGAACCTAAAGAGTCTGTACCACTTTTCCCTGTTTTAAGATCAATAATGTCTCCATTCACCCAGCTTAGATATAAATAATTGATATACTTTTGGAGCTTCTCATTGTGTTGCAAAATCGAGCCTGGTGCTTGTGGGTTAAAATCAATTCCTAAAcggaagcatgcctcagagaaGATGCATCCTGTCATAAAAGCATCGTATCCAGCTTCATGCTTAGCGCCAGAGTTCCAATTTGAGAACCTGCAGAAGTAATCTACTTGTTAGAAACAGAGGTCGCTGAAACAAGCGATTTATAGTCATGTTTAACATATAAAGTATTCCTTCACTTTTACAGTGTCTTAGTTCTTCTGTCAAACCTATCCAGAAATGAACCATGCAATGGGAAGCATAtggcatttatttattttatcataatCCAAATGTGAAAGGAAGGAAGAGAGAAACACCATTGCACAAGGAATTATGCATGAATCATTTGAAGTCATTTTTCAATTCTAGTTCAAACATATCCTCGAATCAATTGTCTCCCTACCTAAAATAAGTTAATAACTTTGCTAACTACCAGCGCGCATAAAACGATTTCACTATCATCAGGAGAATACATCTACTAATGTTTATACAATATGTCTACTTTTTTTATCCTGTTCTTTCTCTGTATTAGGCACTTCCATCAACCAAACACCAAATGAGAAGAATAAATCATCAATATAACCAAATGAGAAGAATAAATCATCAATATAAATCAAGAATATACAGTTGTTAAGTGCCATAtgcaagtttatttttatatatgttgAGTGATCCATATAATAGTCATATGTTTACTGTAACAATTAGATTGATAATATACGTACGatataaatgataattttaataatattttcatttcatGTACTGCTTCTATTAGATTTATAATTTGTGAAATAATAAAACCAAAATTATACCCAAAGTTACTAGAATATGTATTTGTATCATTTTATATACCGAAGTAATATTCAGATTTCCTTATGGACCAGGAAATCAATTTATGGAAAAAGTTTGTTCTAAAGTTAATTTATTCAGTAGAAGACAGAACAAACACACATATGTTAACCAATCAATACTCAAGCAAAAATCTTTCTTAATCTGTTAAATTTATTGTCTTTATAATCTAGCAGTCATAGTGTTATGGTTCATAGTAAATATTACTAACTTTACCTGATATAAAGTAATATTAGAGCtagtttaataattaatatgttCTCAAATTCTCAATGTAATAATGAACTAGAGATCTCTCTCTTAGTCTTTACAATTTATTGTCTTTATACGTATCTAGCAGTCAAAGTGTTATGGTTCATAGTAAATATTACAAAATACCAACTTACCAGCTATGAAGTTATAGTAGAGGTAGTTTTAATGTGTTCTCAATGTAATAGAAAAAAGGgcaggaaagaaaagaaaaggtctACCCTTCTTCAAATTGCATCATTAACCAGAAATCTCAACGCAAAACAAGATAGTAAACTTTGCACTCGACACTTGGCATCATTTATATGATCTCATCAACCAATAAACAGAAGCTATGGCTTATGCTATATAttagaaaatattaataataattgccACAGAATAAATAGTATTAGTAGAAATAAATTACAATTAGTATTCATTTCTACAATAAATAATGACAGAACAAATATGTACTGATAGATATATTACCCATACTAAATCTCATGTCATTCTTTTGctctaaggagattttcaagtGGTCCACTGAACTAATGTCGTCTTATTACTAATAAAGATTTTTACTTGAAGCtaattattttaacaatttgtaacattatactccctctgtcccatttaAGTTGATCACTTTCTTTTCGGCATGGGATTTCAGAAGTTAGTGTTTAGTGTTTAAAGTGTGTTTGGTAATAACGTGAATAGAGTGAATAAAGTGAAAAAGTCATTCCATATAAggaaattgatcaacttagttGAGACGGCCTGAAAAGGAATATTGATCAAGttagttgggacggagggagtatttaactCATTATCATCATTTGAAGTCTTAACATATAAAGTGGGCTTAGAATTTCACGCATTTCAGGGCATTGCTTTGCCTTCAAGATTCATGCATGCTCGGATCAAAACTTTAGATACCCTTCTTGACAAAAAATTAAGAGATTCTCCTGTTGAGCTATAAAGAGCAAAAATTAAATACTGCAGGAGTTGCaaatatttgttaatttaatagCAAATAAAAGCAAAAGGAAATCAAACCTCTGACCATCCACTTGAACATCCACTTTTACACGTGGTTTGTCTGCCAACCCATTGCTTGTGCTAGTTGGAGCAACAGGTAGCAGGCAGAGTAAGCTAAATGCTTTTGAAAGCGATGTGCTGCCTTTCTTCATGATGCGCCATAACACATCGTCTGAATTCAGCAGCACCTTAGTATCAATTATGCTTGGGAAATATGTTTGGACAGCTGAGACAAATTCTTGAGCAGTTGAAGGGAGAGGACCAATAAACTTGCTGTAAACATGTGCAAGATCTGCTCCAAGTATTAGCAAAAGGACAATTAGAAAAACACCAGATAATAACAAGTGGGAAGAATTTGGAAACTCGGTAAATGTATATTTTACCAAGAAAACAATTATGACCAACAATCAACTTTCTTTCTGATGAAAGCAGATCAATAACATGTCGAAACCCAATAGCAGATTTAATACTCATTTCTGCTGCTTTCCTTTGACAAGCTTTGACCTCCCCCTACATGATGCAAGGATGATATTAAATCCTGATTGTGTTGAATTGATTAAAGTGATAAACCAACCGATAAGCTTTTTGATTAAATGACTAGAGATGTGTATCGTTCATATTACAGACAAAATTAAAGTGTATTGTGAAATTTGCCAATGGGAAATGAAGATGTTTGTAATAATGGAGCCTACTATTTCATCTGCAGTTGAAAAGTGCAAAGATGAAACAAGGAACTTATAAACTATAAAAAAGACGTAATCCTTCCTACTACTAGGCTTTGTACTTAATATCACCTTCAGTAATTCCCTGTCTTTTGCAGAATCTGTATAGACTATCAACGGTAGCCGACAAGAACTTTCACCAGTGACATGAACATAAGTAAGATCGTTGAAATGCTTTTCAGTCACCTGTGTTCATAAACAAGTCATGTGAAGGTAAAATATTCAGTAAGAATTATATGGATTAAGCttaagaaaaaacaaaatatatgacAATATGTGAACTGTGAAGAACCTCCAGGAATAAGTAGCACATTCAACAATTTAAATGAGGctaataaaaattgaatataaAGGCAAACCAAAAAGGAGAAATGAGCAAAAGTGGAAACTGTACATAGAAAAAAGGTATAGTTATCATCTATCTAACTATGTGCTTACATACATGTCACTAGCGGTCAAGATGAAGATTATTTTTGCAACTGAATTTTAACATATGGCAAACATTACAGGTGCCTGGGACAAAGATGAGATGGAGATGCACAGAAGATACTCAAAAATGCCACTTTGAAGATCAGATACAATGACGAGTACAGAGCTAGAAGGTCAGCCGTATTCGTTAGCAATCGTGCGCCATGGCAGAAGGACGTGCGGGGCACAAGGGCTGTGGTCAATACTgagtactttatttatttatatactgAGTCAGTATTATTCATTAAGTCAGTATTATGAATATTTCTGTTAAAAGGCCTATTTAGTGCGGGCTTTGAGTCTGTTAGTTAGAGGTTAGGTCATATATAGCAGATTGTTAGTCAGAGTCGATGATTCATTTTGAGGAGAGTTCGTGTTTCAGTTTTATGTTCATCTCCTTTGCAATCACCTTTACCTTATCAGTATGGCAAACAGTGTTTTAATTAGGGGCACAGAGCATCTTGTCATTTAGAAGCATGTTGTTTCCAGGAGAAAAATTATCTGGGATAAGAACTTAAGGCTCGTTCTTTCCATCTGTGATAAGAACttaaggatatatatatatatatatatatatatatgaaaacacaTGTTACACATCTATAAAAATTTAAGGTGATAATGATCCTTTCATCTATTTTCATTGTACATATTGACTGAATTAAGTTCACGAGAGGGGCACTCTTAAACCAATCCATCTTGACAATTGTGAGAGACATGCTGAATCGGTTAATActgaacaaaaaatataagggtaaaattgtatTACCAACTTAATTAGCTTTAGCTGGCGAGAAGTCAAGCCATTAACTGCAAGGGCAGGGCGTGTCTGGAAGAAAGTAGTCTGAAATTTCTGATTCGTGTCATTTAAACTTCCTGGAGATTCTGATCCGCAATTTACACCCCGTAACAATCCAGCACGCCACTCACCAACTACATTTTTCATTCTCTCAGCAAACAGAATATCTGCCATCCTAACCAGCTGCATATCCGAACCATTTCCTAAGTTGGAAGATACATCCAGGACATCATCCTTGTATACTGAATCTAAACATTTCAGTGCTTCCTCCTCTTGGCTTCTGGATAAATAAGATATTCCTGAGATTATTTAAGCGTGTAAAATCTCCAAATAGTGGTGACAGAAGACACCGGGTCAAGAGACAAATCACAAATTTTGGAGTTTGGAATAAAATAAAGAATCTTAGTTGCAAAATAGAGTGTAAAGGTAGTTGCATGACATGCTAACACAAGAAACTTGAACCTAACTAGGCAGTCAACTAATATTAGCAGAAACACGGCCACACGATAAGGGTAGTTGATCTCTAAAGCCCTAAGCCAAACAGAAGAGAGAcaacattaaatttaattagtggCATGGATCATTGATAAATCAGCATAAAGGCTATCAAACCTGATGCGCACCTCCAAAAATTTAAGTTTACATAGAAACTGAAAACAATGTTGATCTTAGAAGTCACAACCTACATAGAACAGCAGACGGCATCATGCCTTACATAAATCACCAATTGGAGCATTATATTTAGAGAACCTGTATCAACATTGCCATCATCTTGACATTGAACAACAGATACAGATTGGCAGTTCACAATCAGATAATGATTACATTGGAGACTCTCAAATTGTATGGGAACATTCACATTCGTTTATCAGTGCTTTATGAAAATTTGCACATAAGGGAAAGCTATTTACGAACACGAGAAATATGGAAGACAAGAGAAGATGGGTTTTGGAATAATTGTTCAAAACACAAAAACATGATGCTGAATGCTATTACAGAAACCACAAATATGTTAAACACTGTCAACCGATGCATATCAATCAGACAATTCGACCAATAAAATTACACTTGTCCAAGAACCCCAAACGAAGAATGGAGACGAATAGAGTAAACGCAAAACTAAAAGTCGACCTTCGTTGATGCAAGTGTTGAAATCAAACTGGTATCTCGCCAAGAATTCTAATGAGCTTGTCTGGCATAAGAACTCATATGAGAAACCATCACCCGCAATTTCCTGCCGAGGAAATACATAGAAGTTGtgcctgcaaaaaaaaaaaaaaaaaaaaaaaaacgaagcTGATTCGCCACTTCCTCCATCCAAACAGTTTAAACAAACCCCGAATCAATTTCTTATTTCATCAATTTCACAAATGCAAAATCTATCCTAGCCTATTTCAAGGTGCAAAGATACAAAGAGTGGCTTACGGATGAGCAACAAAGGAGGTGGAATGTTGGTCCCATCGAAAGGGGCAAACGCCGAATTGAACGACGGCGAATTTCTGGGCGGAATCTTTGACCTTCAAATACTGGATATCAGGGCGGTCGAATTCAAAGCATTCGCGCCAGGGCGCGCTGGTGATCCCCGTCATCTCCAAGTCGATGGAGACGAAGTCTGCTTCCCTCACGTGGCGCCGCAGCTCTGTCAGCGCGGGTTCGAAATTGGACTTGGTCACATTCTTCAGCTCTACGCCGGCAGCCGAAGGCGCGGAGCAGAGGAAACGTAGGGGCTGTGAGGTTCGGGCATTGAGCCGGGTTAGGACCCGAACCAGGTAGTTCTTTCTCATTCTCAGCTCATTTTAGGGCTTCTATCTCACAGTATTGTCATCGGCTTCCAAGTGAAGATGGT harbors:
- the LOC131011428 gene encoding early nodulin-like protein 7, with the protein product MASTVQKVLLAAVLAASVVASAGLQFEVGDEMGWAKPTGKERETYNEWATQNRFHIRDTLHFKYAKDSVVVVSSADYLTCNASNPIAKFEDGSTVYELNRPGFFYFISDQPAHCKSGQRLIVRVMHPLQPAAAPELAPELPPSSAPTDESGGDSGWPEFSSTAKLCVASYFVAAFVALVATFYMFV
- the LOC131011430 gene encoding poly(A)-specific ribonuclease PARN isoform X1; the encoded protein is MRKNYLVRVLTRLNARTSQPLRFLCSAPSAAGVELKNVTKSNFEPALTELRRHVREADFVSIDLEMTGITSAPWRECFEFDRPDIQYLKVKDSAQKFAVVQFGVCPFRWDQHSTSFVAHPHNFYVFPRQEIAGDGFSYEFLCQTSSLEFLARYQFDFNTCINEGISYLSRSQEEEALKCLDSVYKDDVLDVSSNLGNGSDMQLVRMADILFAERMKNVVGEWRAGLLRGVNCGSESPGSLNDTNQKFQTTFFQTRPALAVNGLTSRQLKLIKLVTEKHFNDLTYVHVTGESSCRLPLIVYTDSAKDRELLKGEVKACQRKAAEMSIKSAIGFRHVIDLLSSERKLIVGHNCFLDLAHVYSKFIGPLPSTAQEFVSAVQTYFPSIIDTKVLLNSDDVLWRIMKKGSTSLSKAFSLLCLLPVAPTSTSNGLADKPRVKVDVQVDGQRFSNWNSGAKHEAGYDAFMTGCIFSEACFRLGIDFNPQAPGSILQHNEKLQKYINYLYLSWVNGDIIDLKTGKSGTDSLGSATGRQRWHTKFTFSNMILLWGLPTKLKAKDIRECFYKAFGSGSITSVHHLDETAAFVQFSRAELVSDFLELKDSLERGNKNPISVLHPLSRILETGCVRAATYEMYKEVCCSPLSEVLFADQAERIGWKGASVDVNGEDDCEREGETTSPAFPKQSSASVRTSAAGTRSSMNLQTDQIMDSLCRSAAQLSR
- the LOC131011430 gene encoding poly(A)-specific ribonuclease PARN isoform X2; translated protein: MQLVRMADILFAERMKNVVGEWRAGLLRGVNCGSESPGSLNDTNQKFQTTFFQTRPALAVNGLTSRQLKLIKLVTEKHFNDLTYVHVTGESSCRLPLIVYTDSAKDRELLKGEVKACQRKAAEMSIKSAIGFRHVIDLLSSERKLIVGHNCFLDLAHVYSKFIGPLPSTAQEFVSAVQTYFPSIIDTKVLLNSDDVLWRIMKKGSTSLSKAFSLLCLLPVAPTSTSNGLADKPRVKVDVQVDGQRFSNWNSGAKHEAGYDAFMTGCIFSEACFRLGIDFNPQAPGSILQHNEKLQKYINYLYLSWVNGDIIDLKTGKSGTDSLGSATGRQRWHTKFTFSNMILLWGLPTKLKAKDIRECFYKAFGSGSITSVHHLDETAAFVQFSRAELVSDFLELKDSLERGNKNPISVLHPLSRILETGCVRAATYEMYKEVCCSPLSEVLFADQAERIGWKGASVDVNGEDDCEREGETTSPAFPKQSSASVRTSAAGTRSSMNLQTDQIMDSLCRSAAQLSR